ACCTGGCGGGGGCGGCGCCGCGCGTCCTGCTCTCCCCGGATGTCCGCCCCCGGCTCGCCGATGCGCTCGAGCGGCTCGGCATCCCGGTGGCCCTCCAGCACGAGATCACCGGCCGGATGCTGACGGCGTCGGGGGTGCCACCGGCCGCCGTGGAACGCCTGCCGCCCGCCCAGAACACGGCCGCCGAGGCGCGTACGGTCGCCCGTCTGGCGCGGGAGCGCCGCTGGTCCTCCGTCATCGTCGTGACGTCCCGCACCCACACCCGCCGCGCGTGCTGGACGTTCCGCCGCGTGGTGGGCGACGCCGTCACCATTCACTGCGCCCCGACGCCCTACGACCCGTTCGATCCGGACCGGTGGTGGCAGGACGGGAAGATGGCGCTCCAGGTCGCCAACGAGTACGGCAAGCTCGCGGCGAGCTTCCTCGACTTCTTCGCTCAGTGACTAGTGAGCGAGGTTGACCACCACCTCGGCCAGCGCGCGGAGG
The sequence above is a segment of the Candidatus Methylomirabilota bacterium genome. Coding sequences within it:
- a CDS encoding YdcF family protein, with amino-acid sequence MPDVALRGRRDAAAERPPARPPEAEATPSGGGRVCRSKRLTRLGLALLALALVGLAVARPALVLPPAGRFLVAADPPARADAIVVLAGEVLAERGFAARDLYLAGAAPRVLLSPDVRPRLADALERLGIPVALQHEITGRMLTASGVPPAAVERLPPAQNTAAEARTVARLARERRWSSVIVVTSRTHTRRACWTFRRVVGDAVTIHCAPTPYDPFDPDRWWQDGKMALQVANEYGKLAASFLDFFAQ